CAGCCTCTGTCGCACTACGAGCGAAGACGTATATAACCGGCTCAAGTCCGTGACCTCCGAGATCGGCTATAGCATCTACCGGCTTTTCTACTTTAGAAATACTTTCAGCTATATCATAGAGTAGACTCTGAGGGCTGCTGTGCGGCCCCACCTCTATCACGTTTAGCCCTTTCTCTTTCAGCTTCTTCACGCAGCCGGGACTATATGCTATGACAACAGCTGCCCTACGGTCAGGCCAGCGACGTTTAACAAGTAAGAGTATGCTGGCTGTATGTTTACTACCTCCATATGCAGGGCTTCCCACTGCCACCACTTGGCCGCCGGCCCGAACGAGCGCCCCCGTTAGCCCAACAGTTTCAGCTATCGTGGACGCACCGGGCTTGGCCACGACAATGTTTGAGCCGACGTTGGGTATCAATCTCTCAGCGCCCGGCGTACCCTTGAACGTCTCAACAGCTTCAGCAACTTCGAGTATGAATGGATCGCTGCCTGGCTGGAACAGTGTGGTGCACACGCTACAGTCCGGCGGAAGCCTGGAGTCTACGCGGTGGTGGAGACTACAGAGAGCGCCGCGGGAGAGTAGGCTATTGACATAACTCGTGAAGAGGGAGAAATAGCCGCCGTAGTCGCCTCGGAGTAGCTGTGAAGCTAGGACCTCGGCTACAGCCCAGGCTTCTTCTCTTGGTGTACCGGCCTCCTCAAGCTCCTTCAGAAGCTCTTCTACGTCTTTTCGGAGGTACTTGCTCACCATTGGCTGTGATACGCCGAGAAGCTTAGCTATTTTCTCCTGTCCCATGCCCTTGTCGCGAAGTATCCTAGCAACGATAGCCTTTAGCGGTGGAACTATGTAGCGTGCTGCAAGCTCGTGGGGTAGCAAGACGTCCTCTATCCCCGCTCCTAGTGGTGTATCTGGAACCACTCTAGAGTATTGTCGTTGTAGATTGACGCTGACACGATGTCGTCCGGGAATGTAGGCAGAGAGGGTAGGGCACGAAAAATGTCGTGCAATGCAACGCACTGAAGTCTTCAGTGTAGGGCCGGATAGCGTATCTAGCCTAGCAACGTCCCGGATACGGTTCTCGGTGTGTAGACGTGGCTCGTGCCCGTATACTCGCAGACAAGGACATGGAGGAGCTGAGAGGGTATATACTCGGACTCTACAAGAGCTTCATACCTGTCAAGGCTATACCTCCTGACCTTGGCGGCGCTGGGGAGTTAAGAAGGGCTGAAGTACTGGAAAAAGAACTGTCTGAACTCGGTTTAGAAACTGAGAGAGTAGACGCACATGACGATAGAGCCGATGGTGGTTTGAGACCTAACATTTTA
The window above is part of the Pyrodictium delaneyi genome. Proteins encoded here:
- a CDS encoding thiamine-phosphate synthase family protein; the encoded protein is MLPHELAARYIVPPLKAIVARILRDKGMGQEKIAKLLGVSQPMVSKYLRKDVEELLKELEEAGTPREEAWAVAEVLASQLLRGDYGGYFSLFTSYVNSLLSRGALCSLHHRVDSRLPPDCSVCTTLFQPGSDPFILEVAEAVETFKGTPGAERLIPNVGSNIVVAKPGASTIAETVGLTGALVRAGGQVVAVGSPAYGGSKHTASILLLVKRRWPDRRAAVVIAYSPGCVKKLKEKGLNVIEVGPHSSPQSLLYDIAESISKVEKPVDAIADLGGHGLEPVIYVFARSATEAVEVAFTCLEDGG